The following coding sequences lie in one Actinomyces capricornis genomic window:
- a CDS encoding DUF5979 domain-containing protein: MMVFADRGSPVPGLRLAVALLALPALLLGLLAPLQAHAAINQGITVTNLTLSKSDRDGNNSPGAVTTQDVAKLSYSWDATGTTVNPGDSFSIDLGAHFKNLENPKTVAMSLPYNGAQTEVGSCSLTERTMECTFAEKVNELKAAGFTNFKGSGEALLLITQTTTAETVDMTVNGTQKVSVDLPGTGGIKDAPKGVYTPLKFTKLSAVIASTSASTIWEVNFGSDYIKEQLAGGASPITVDGKTRQTITVTDTLGPGMVFNPDLSRWGFMVRNSAAEPGLTGVAVTTAAGKDLNTTYGDFDMAVDVQGQVATITITGPFAAQSNYKLYYPVTFTSQNGKATAGVQYHNAATLNDSGASAEFTRSYTDSFKVTVQMEAGFGGFEIVKGLAGTGVDAVDVANTSLDVKVDYALPAPASTYAGWAAPGTLNPDGQSGSTTMKVAIGKANTYQGTFPKGTVITLSEDVATASPAPSGYTWGTPGFMVANKPGSTLTIGDRTSTRVALTNTAELVQVSGTFQVTKTATGVEPPPIEGVPGVESHDFPFSYTCSDGQSGTITAKGDGVAVQADKTFPVGTTCTISEDTGAAAIDGYTLNPPADQTVTIKDPAEPVVTVAFVNAYTRNEGTFSIAKTVQGGPADAATGSFTFEYTCDTGEKGELTVSGDGSATTSPWITAGATCTLSENADSAAREGYAVVSTLSQDSVTIAAKRNEAVTATNTYTRDTGAFSIAKTVEGGAQDFAKGSYSFAYSCTGGVEGTLTVPGDGTAVTSPRIPAGATCTLSENADSAAREGYAVASTLSQDSVTITKDQTVAVTATNTYTRETGTFAVKKAVEGDYTPTGEDKVTVGFTCDDPEKTTGSLEVPMGGAAVEGPSLPTGTTCTLTEDAASAHRDGFAVATAYSAPTVTIVKDQTPEVVVTNTYTRLTGGFSISKTVEGDGAALAADKEFGFTYTCTDAATGKAGQPQEITLKAGQTKQISDVPTGSCTLSEAQAGVENTSWTGSLAVNGKPVTGNEAAFDITGAADAAVAVSATNTYTLERGTFSVAKEVAGDGAEEHKAKTFTFDYSCTSVEGERKGEIQVPGDGSAVKSGVELPIGAKCEVTERPASAQAEGYDVAVPEAQSLTIEEKGTTKALSFTNTYTRHMGSFSVAKQVTGAQVGDKEFTFTYTCTSGEKGSLTAKADGNAVSGPTLPVGTECTITEDEAGAGIDGHALTAPAAQEVTISQKDEVVETTFVNAYTEIPPPADPTPSPSVTPSAPGDPGEPAPSTTPVAAGPSLARTGISVGLPILVALAAIIGGVVLVRRRRA, translated from the coding sequence ATGATGGTCTTCGCCGACCGCGGGTCGCCCGTGCCAGGCCTGCGGCTAGCAGTCGCACTCCTGGCCCTGCCGGCCCTGCTCCTCGGGCTCCTGGCCCCCCTGCAGGCCCATGCCGCCATCAATCAGGGCATCACCGTCACCAACCTCACCCTGAGCAAGTCCGACCGTGACGGCAATAACAGCCCAGGGGCGGTGACGACGCAGGACGTGGCCAAGCTGTCCTACTCCTGGGACGCCACCGGCACCACCGTGAACCCGGGGGACTCCTTCTCCATCGACCTGGGTGCCCACTTCAAGAACCTGGAGAACCCCAAGACGGTGGCGATGAGCCTGCCCTACAACGGTGCGCAGACCGAGGTCGGCTCCTGCTCCCTGACCGAGAGGACGATGGAGTGCACCTTCGCCGAGAAGGTCAATGAGCTCAAGGCCGCCGGGTTCACGAACTTCAAGGGCTCCGGTGAGGCGCTGCTCCTCATCACCCAGACCACCACCGCCGAGACGGTGGACATGACCGTCAATGGCACCCAGAAGGTGAGCGTGGACCTCCCCGGTACCGGCGGTATCAAGGACGCTCCCAAGGGGGTCTACACCCCCCTGAAGTTCACGAAGCTCTCAGCGGTCATCGCCTCGACGTCCGCCTCCACGATCTGGGAGGTCAACTTCGGCTCGGACTACATCAAGGAACAGCTGGCCGGGGGTGCCAGCCCCATCACCGTGGACGGCAAGACCCGCCAGACCATCACCGTCACCGATACCCTCGGTCCCGGCATGGTCTTCAATCCCGACCTGAGCAGGTGGGGCTTCATGGTGCGCAACAGCGCCGCCGAGCCCGGTCTCACGGGTGTCGCGGTGACGACTGCGGCCGGCAAGGACCTGAACACGACCTACGGGGACTTCGACATGGCGGTGGATGTCCAGGGCCAGGTCGCCACCATCACGATCACCGGGCCCTTCGCCGCGCAGTCCAACTACAAGCTCTACTACCCAGTGACCTTCACCTCCCAGAACGGCAAGGCCACCGCCGGCGTGCAGTACCACAACGCTGCGACCCTCAATGACTCGGGGGCCTCTGCCGAGTTCACCCGCTCCTACACCGACTCCTTCAAGGTGACGGTGCAGATGGAAGCCGGCTTCGGGGGATTCGAGATCGTCAAGGGCCTGGCCGGCACCGGCGTCGACGCCGTCGACGTGGCGAACACCTCCCTGGACGTCAAGGTCGACTACGCCCTGCCGGCCCCGGCCAGCACCTACGCGGGCTGGGCGGCCCCCGGCACCCTCAACCCCGATGGGCAGAGCGGGTCGACCACCATGAAGGTCGCCATCGGTAAGGCCAACACCTACCAGGGGACCTTCCCCAAGGGCACCGTCATCACCCTGTCGGAGGATGTCGCCACCGCCTCTCCGGCGCCCTCCGGCTACACCTGGGGCACGCCTGGCTTCATGGTGGCCAACAAGCCCGGCAGCACCCTGACCATCGGCGACCGCACCTCCACCAGGGTCGCGCTGACCAACACCGCTGAACTCGTCCAGGTCTCCGGCACCTTCCAGGTCACCAAGACCGCCACAGGCGTCGAGCCCCCGCCCATCGAGGGCGTCCCGGGGGTGGAGTCCCATGACTTCCCCTTCTCCTACACCTGCTCCGACGGGCAGTCCGGCACCATCACCGCCAAGGGGGACGGCGTCGCCGTCCAGGCCGACAAGACCTTCCCCGTGGGCACCACCTGCACCATCTCCGAGGACACCGGCGCCGCGGCCATCGACGGCTACACCCTCAACCCCCCGGCGGACCAGACCGTGACGATCAAGGACCCCGCTGAGCCGGTGGTCACCGTGGCCTTCGTCAACGCCTACACCCGCAACGAGGGCACCTTCTCCATCGCCAAGACCGTCCAGGGCGGCCCGGCGGATGCCGCTACGGGCTCCTTCACCTTCGAGTACACCTGCGACACCGGGGAGAAGGGGGAGCTGACGGTCTCCGGTGACGGCAGCGCCACGACCTCTCCGTGGATCACCGCGGGCGCCACCTGCACCCTGAGCGAGAACGCCGACTCGGCCGCCAGGGAGGGCTACGCAGTGGTCTCGACCCTGTCCCAGGACAGCGTGACCATCGCCGCGAAGAGGAATGAGGCCGTGACCGCCACCAACACCTACACCCGCGACACCGGCGCCTTCTCCATCGCCAAGACCGTGGAGGGCGGGGCCCAGGACTTCGCCAAGGGCTCCTACTCCTTCGCCTACAGCTGCACCGGCGGCGTCGAGGGCACGCTCACGGTGCCCGGCGACGGCACCGCGGTGACCTCCCCGAGGATCCCGGCCGGCGCGACCTGCACCCTGAGCGAGAACGCCGACTCGGCCGCCAGGGAGGGCTATGCGGTGGCCTCGACCCTGTCCCAGGACAGCGTCACCATCACCAAGGACCAGACCGTGGCGGTCACCGCGACCAACACCTACACCCGCGAGACCGGCACCTTCGCGGTCAAGAAGGCCGTCGAGGGCGACTACACGCCCACGGGCGAGGACAAGGTCACGGTGGGCTTCACCTGTGACGACCCCGAGAAGACCACGGGCAGCCTTGAGGTGCCCATGGGCGGTGCGGCGGTCGAGGGCCCGAGCCTGCCCACCGGCACCACCTGCACCCTGACCGAGGACGCCGCCTCGGCCCACCGCGACGGCTTCGCCGTGGCCACCGCCTACTCCGCGCCCACGGTGACCATCGTCAAGGACCAGACCCCCGAGGTCGTGGTGACCAACACCTACACCCGGCTGACCGGTGGCTTCTCGATCTCCAAGACGGTCGAGGGCGACGGCGCGGCGCTGGCTGCCGACAAAGAGTTCGGCTTCACCTACACCTGCACCGATGCCGCCACGGGCAAGGCCGGCCAGCCCCAGGAGATCACGCTCAAGGCGGGCCAGACCAAGCAGATCTCCGACGTGCCCACCGGCTCCTGCACCCTGAGCGAGGCGCAGGCAGGCGTGGAGAACACCTCCTGGACGGGGTCCCTGGCCGTCAACGGCAAGCCCGTGACCGGCAATGAGGCGGCCTTCGACATCACCGGTGCGGCCGATGCCGCAGTGGCGGTCTCCGCGACCAACACCTACACCCTCGAGCGGGGCACCTTCTCGGTGGCCAAGGAGGTCGCCGGTGATGGGGCCGAGGAGCACAAGGCCAAGACCTTCACCTTCGACTACTCCTGCACCTCGGTGGAGGGCGAGCGCAAGGGCGAGATCCAGGTCCCCGGTGACGGCAGCGCTGTGAAGTCCGGGGTCGAGCTGCCCATCGGCGCCAAGTGCGAGGTGACGGAGAGGCCCGCCTCGGCCCAGGCCGAGGGCTACGACGTCGCCGTCCCGGAGGCGCAGAGCCTGACGATCGAGGAGAAGGGCACCACCAAGGCCCTGTCCTTCACCAACACCTACACCCGCCACATGGGCTCCTTCTCAGTGGCCAAGCAGGTGACGGGCGCTCAGGTGGGGGACAAGGAGTTCACCTTCACCTACACCTGCACCAGCGGTGAGAAGGGCTCGCTCACGGCCAAGGCGGACGGCAATGCCGTGTCCGGCCCGACGCTGCCCGTCGGCACCGAGTGCACCATCACCGAGGACGAGGCCGGTGCTGGGATCGACGGCCACGCCCTGACCGCCCCGGCGGCCCAGGAGGTAACGATCTCGCAGAAGGACGAGGTGGTGGAGACCACCTTCGTCAACGCCTACACCGAGATCCCGCCGCCTGCGGACCCCACGCCGAGCCCGTCCGTGACGCCCAGCGCGCCCGGCGACCCCGGTGAGCCGGCGCCGTCGACGACCCCTGTCGCTGCCGGGCCCTCCCTGGCCCGTACCGGCATCAGCGTGGGGCTGCCGATCCTCGTGGCCCTGGCCGCCATCATCGGCGGCGTCGTCCTGGTTCGCCGTCGCAGGGCCTGA
- a CDS encoding DUF7926 domain-containing protein, which translates to MNPMSRGLTTGRRALLRTCARFLLLAVTVVLIVGVLPAMSHAAPAEPTAPATGAAESSQSQDPSSAPSATTDAPADGQAPTTTSAAQDPAAPQSAASLAVDNLVVTKIDETGKEISGPLHVGSSIATLSFTWTGSATTLKAGDSFTIELPAELAYRAPGVRPFTYDLGESEPTEVGSCEIITTAMTCTFNEVIPGRAAQGYTALNGSGRIQVGTVAATAQEELTFRVNGKDVSVDLPGQGGIIKGAAVYKPLGLTKGARGLTDQSTAVGWVIGFGTEKLQEAYAAAGTPTTFDGSERTITLTDELGPGQAFPDPSAWTLVRTNSQGAPDSERLILDTSAAGATTTQAGSFSIEVVPGQVYEGGSDATIILRGPFAAQTNYQVLYDAPVTSQNGKAVAGFVYDNVVAVSGAVLAERATKSFVDSFSFDVTMEVGYGTFSVAKFLSGQASDQVDPASTFTVAVDYQLPGGASLKDYPGWQAPGTVNSAGTGGTAELEVTVGRRSVFTGPKASMVLPAGTKVSLTEKTPTAQAPTGYTWGEGAFTIGGTPASELTIEDRRVIEADLTNSLEVQAVGSLAVTAKVTPQDSPFASDTFEIAYSCTLPGGGIVSDVLKVAAGSTVKASDIVAGAECSISESEATRAREGYTVATRIVPVGAEKPGVTIVAGEVAEVVVEHIYTAAGQAPPADGSGGADSPRGFQLSKTVAGSASDKAGTVFLFDYACTGADGTTTEGSVSVEAGTSRLVDVVEEGSCTLTERGAAAPGADLQTSFMVDAVDAEPVTGQTVTFELSPGRVRTVDVTNTYTPGAQDQAEPGAADSPTAAPTAGTTAAAQAPTGSSLARTGATVLLPAGVALAALAAGILLVRRRRA; encoded by the coding sequence ATGAATCCCATGTCTCGTGGGCTCACCACCGGTCGCAGAGCCCTTCTCCGGACGTGCGCGCGCTTCCTGCTGCTCGCAGTCACCGTCGTCCTCATCGTCGGGGTCCTGCCCGCGATGTCCCACGCCGCGCCGGCGGAGCCCACGGCTCCCGCCACCGGCGCCGCCGAGTCCTCCCAGTCGCAGGACCCCAGCAGCGCTCCGAGTGCCACCACCGACGCTCCTGCGGACGGCCAGGCCCCGACCACCACCTCCGCAGCGCAGGACCCCGCGGCCCCGCAGTCCGCGGCGTCCCTGGCCGTGGACAACCTCGTGGTGACCAAGATCGACGAGACCGGCAAGGAGATCTCCGGTCCCCTCCATGTGGGCTCCTCCATCGCCACGCTGAGCTTCACCTGGACCGGCTCGGCCACCACCCTGAAGGCGGGGGACTCCTTCACCATCGAGCTGCCCGCCGAGCTGGCCTACCGCGCCCCGGGTGTCCGCCCCTTCACCTATGACCTGGGCGAGTCCGAGCCCACGGAGGTGGGGTCCTGCGAGATCATCACCACCGCCATGACCTGCACCTTCAACGAGGTCATCCCCGGGCGCGCCGCCCAGGGCTACACCGCGCTCAACGGCTCGGGCCGCATCCAGGTGGGCACCGTGGCCGCCACCGCCCAGGAGGAGCTGACCTTCCGCGTCAACGGCAAGGACGTCAGCGTGGACCTGCCCGGGCAGGGCGGCATCATCAAGGGCGCCGCCGTCTACAAGCCCCTGGGTCTGACCAAGGGCGCCCGCGGCCTGACCGATCAGTCCACCGCCGTGGGCTGGGTCATCGGCTTCGGCACCGAGAAGCTCCAGGAGGCCTACGCCGCTGCGGGAACCCCCACGACCTTCGACGGCTCGGAGAGGACCATCACCCTGACCGATGAGCTCGGTCCCGGGCAGGCCTTCCCCGACCCCAGTGCATGGACACTGGTGCGCACCAACTCCCAGGGCGCCCCCGACAGTGAGCGCCTGATCCTGGACACCAGCGCAGCCGGGGCCACCACCACGCAGGCCGGGTCCTTCTCCATCGAGGTGGTCCCCGGGCAGGTCTATGAGGGAGGCTCCGACGCCACCATCATCCTGCGCGGCCCCTTCGCCGCCCAGACCAACTACCAGGTCCTCTACGACGCCCCCGTGACCTCTCAGAACGGCAAGGCCGTGGCCGGCTTCGTCTACGACAATGTTGTCGCCGTATCGGGGGCCGTCCTCGCGGAGCGCGCCACCAAGTCCTTCGTGGACTCCTTCAGCTTCGACGTCACCATGGAGGTCGGCTACGGCACCTTCTCCGTGGCCAAGTTCCTCTCCGGCCAGGCCTCCGACCAGGTCGACCCCGCCTCCACCTTCACCGTGGCCGTGGATTACCAGCTCCCCGGCGGCGCGAGTCTCAAGGACTACCCCGGCTGGCAGGCCCCCGGCACGGTGAACTCCGCAGGCACCGGCGGCACTGCTGAACTCGAGGTCACCGTGGGTAGGCGCAGTGTGTTCACGGGCCCCAAGGCCTCCATGGTCCTGCCCGCCGGGACGAAGGTGTCCTTGACGGAGAAGACCCCCACTGCGCAGGCCCCCACGGGCTACACCTGGGGCGAGGGCGCCTTCACCATCGGCGGCACGCCGGCCTCCGAGCTGACCATCGAGGACCGCAGGGTCATCGAGGCGGACCTGACCAACTCCCTGGAGGTCCAGGCCGTGGGGTCCCTCGCTGTGACCGCGAAGGTCACCCCCCAGGACTCGCCCTTCGCCTCCGACACCTTTGAGATCGCCTACTCCTGCACGCTGCCCGGAGGTGGCATCGTCAGCGATGTCCTGAAGGTCGCCGCCGGCAGCACCGTCAAGGCCTCCGACATCGTGGCCGGCGCCGAGTGCTCCATCAGCGAGTCCGAGGCCACCCGCGCGCGCGAGGGCTACACCGTGGCCACCCGCATCGTCCCCGTCGGCGCCGAGAAGCCCGGGGTGACCATTGTCGCCGGTGAGGTGGCCGAGGTGGTGGTGGAGCACATCTACACCGCCGCCGGCCAGGCGCCCCCTGCCGACGGCTCGGGCGGCGCGGACAGCCCCCGCGGCTTCCAGCTGTCCAAGACGGTGGCAGGCAGCGCCTCGGACAAGGCCGGCACGGTCTTCCTGTTCGACTACGCCTGCACCGGTGCGGACGGCACGACCACCGAGGGCTCGGTGAGTGTCGAGGCCGGCACGAGCCGCCTGGTCGACGTCGTCGAGGAGGGCAGCTGCACCCTCACCGAGCGCGGCGCCGCCGCGCCGGGAGCCGACCTGCAGACCTCCTTCATGGTCGACGCCGTCGATGCCGAGCCCGTGACGGGGCAGACCGTCACCTTCGAGCTGAGCCCGGGCCGGGTCCGCACGGTCGACGTCACCAACACCTACACGCCGGGGGCGCAGGATCAGGCCGAGCCGGGTGCTGCGGACTCGCCCACGGCCGCGCCCACGGCGGGGACCACTGCTGCGGCTCAGGCCCCGACCGGCTCCTCCCTGGCCCGCACCGGTGCGACCGTCCTGCTGCCCGCCGGGGTGGCGCTGGCGGCGCTGGCGGCCGGCATCCTCCTGGTGCGACGCCGCCGGGCCTGA
- a CDS encoding protease PrsW — protein sequence MLLVAALVLVPRLAIAMVPLLFMLGCLVVLVVLARPRTVRWRSLTLMMGLCASWALVVAVVTQWGAALSGVGPSDEGAVVGLAASFEEPGKLVPLAAVAVLAPGRMRRLAAVDWALLGFAAGAGFTIAEDGARRLAPLGVVEQSLGEHRVGYSLNPWTSGAFRVPEGGWLLSLLEPDGPQNYVGPMVVGHHASTMGVAMSIGLGIALWRTGRPWWRAAAWLLPLTMIALVVADHTAFNAAATWSRWSEEATAVPEWIRWVWLTTGQGHAQAPISMALFAWCLLADAWRRLRAGTLGETVPEAPRVPRVMSGAPASLRVPVQAVVALAVFSAGDLLVVLRAYGARGLSRSQRMVEGRLMASQVIGVRHDAMSATTPGMEPGARRRFALATTLLACAAVISCMIYGITITQAIGTSLRPGVGDLFFAALLDELARWWESMSLAEQILFTALAVAALASMGLAVPTALAAVGVMTWAFSHGHGLASFIGNPRAATRSYIANVTPGQLAADLGDFILTFVPGSALGLGGRAALRTSAQQLAAARTARTARAASQDLRTLSAQIDDGLAASQRLADQHAAHAAHRLAQRRLELSSLIEQHRSIRAQKAALKNRIQEILPPEFSTDKLTAYDIRDLIEKLEKRGAPPELTDELRDTMSQHTELHAYHPRLGEYIGERGGELTLTREGYRIPVDFQSTGPKVPGVGAGRVDGMAISPYEDAIVFPEYKGMSGRLPQTLFDTRFEGPAYQATPPYVRDRMLTDDRVARYFSQHPHLWEAVKEGRTTMYCEVLYTRGVDKIVREGRTPIALTPDLVREMDLAIAEISRQSP from the coding sequence GTGCTGCTGGTGGCCGCCCTGGTGCTCGTGCCGCGCCTAGCGATCGCGATGGTGCCCCTGCTCTTCATGCTGGGCTGCCTTGTGGTGCTGGTGGTGCTGGCTCGCCCCAGGACGGTGCGGTGGCGGTCCTTGACTCTGATGATGGGGCTGTGCGCCTCCTGGGCACTGGTGGTCGCCGTCGTCACCCAGTGGGGAGCCGCGCTCTCGGGTGTGGGCCCGAGCGACGAAGGGGCGGTGGTCGGTCTTGCAGCATCCTTCGAGGAGCCTGGCAAGCTGGTGCCTCTGGCGGCGGTGGCGGTTCTGGCTCCAGGCAGGATGCGGCGCCTCGCGGCGGTGGACTGGGCGCTGCTGGGCTTCGCCGCCGGTGCGGGCTTCACCATCGCGGAGGATGGGGCGCGTCGGCTGGCGCCCTTGGGCGTGGTGGAGCAATCCTTGGGAGAGCACCGGGTGGGCTACAGCCTCAACCCGTGGACTTCGGGGGCGTTCCGAGTGCCCGAGGGCGGCTGGTTGCTCAGCCTGCTGGAGCCCGACGGCCCGCAGAACTACGTCGGGCCGATGGTGGTGGGCCACCATGCCTCGACCATGGGTGTGGCCATGTCCATCGGTCTGGGGATCGCCCTGTGGCGCACCGGCAGGCCGTGGTGGCGCGCCGCAGCCTGGCTGCTGCCGCTGACGATGATCGCCCTGGTGGTGGCCGACCATACCGCTTTCAATGCCGCCGCGACCTGGAGCCGCTGGAGTGAGGAGGCCACTGCGGTGCCTGAGTGGATCAGGTGGGTGTGGCTGACGACGGGGCAGGGCCACGCCCAGGCGCCGATATCGATGGCCTTGTTCGCCTGGTGCCTGCTGGCCGATGCCTGGCGCCGGCTGCGAGCCGGGACTCTGGGAGAGACGGTGCCCGAGGCACCGCGAGTACCTCGGGTCATGTCCGGGGCACCGGCCTCACTGCGCGTCCCGGTGCAGGCGGTGGTGGCGCTGGCGGTCTTCTCAGCCGGCGATCTGCTGGTGGTGCTGCGGGCTTACGGGGCGAGGGGCTTGAGCCGTTCCCAGAGGATGGTCGAGGGCCGGCTGATGGCCTCCCAGGTCATCGGTGTGCGTCATGACGCGATGTCGGCTACGACTCCTGGCATGGAGCCCGGCGCCCGACGGCGTTTCGCCCTGGCTACCACCCTGCTCGCCTGCGCCGCTGTGATCAGCTGCATGATCTACGGAATCACCATCACCCAGGCCATTGGCACCTCACTCCGCCCGGGTGTCGGCGATCTGTTCTTCGCCGCCTTGCTCGATGAGCTGGCCCGGTGGTGGGAGTCGATGAGTCTGGCGGAGCAGATCCTGTTCACGGCCCTGGCGGTGGCAGCTTTGGCCAGCATGGGCTTGGCGGTGCCCACGGCACTGGCAGCGGTGGGCGTCATGACCTGGGCCTTCTCTCACGGTCATGGCCTGGCCTCCTTCATCGGCAACCCGCGCGCCGCGACGAGATCGTATATCGCCAACGTCACGCCAGGGCAGCTGGCGGCCGACCTGGGGGACTTCATCCTGACCTTCGTTCCCGGCTCCGCCCTGGGGCTCGGCGGTCGAGCGGCGCTCCGCACCTCTGCCCAGCAGCTGGCCGCCGCCCGCACAGCACGGACAGCGCGCGCCGCATCGCAGGACCTGAGGACGCTCAGCGCCCAGATCGACGACGGCCTCGCCGCCTCCCAGCGACTCGCTGACCAGCATGCAGCACACGCGGCGCACAGGCTCGCCCAGCGCCGCCTCGAACTATCCAGCCTCATCGAGCAGCATCGAAGCATCAGGGCACAGAAAGCCGCCCTCAAGAATCGCATACAAGAAATTCTCCCACCAGAATTTAGTACCGACAAACTCACTGCATACGACATCCGAGATCTGATCGAAAAACTAGAAAAGCGTGGAGCGCCCCCAGAACTCACCGACGAGCTACGCGACACCATGAGTCAACACACAGAACTTCACGCATACCACCCTCGCCTCGGCGAATACATCGGCGAACGCGGAGGTGAGTTAACGCTTACCCGGGAAGGGTATCGCATCCCCGTAGACTTTCAGTCCACCGGACCGAAAGTCCCTGGAGTGGGGGCCGGCAGGGTTGACGGCATGGCCATCTCACCCTATGAGGACGCGATCGTTTTTCCCGAGTACAAGGGCATGAGCGGCAGGCTCCCCCAAACACTCTTCGACACGCGATTCGAAGGCCCCGCCTATCAGGCCACTCCTCCCTACGTGCGGGACCGCATGCTCACCGACGATCGGGTGGCGAGATACTTCTCCCAGCACCCCCACCTGTGGGAGGCGGTCAAGGAAGGACGCACCACTATGTACTGTGAGGTGCTCTACACGCGCGGGGTGGACAAGATCGTCCGAGAAGGTCGCACCCCCATCGCACTCACACCCGATCTTGTTCGGGAGATGGACCTGGCCATTGCAGAGATCTCACGACAGAGCCCGTAG
- a CDS encoding DUF6301 family protein: MTEMRTLPVDEALRWITAWTEHPWPITRETAFAIRDHFGWRPHPQNGRLFATHLSETGREDGRIGCVGDTVNDVKLPLSSIVFEGQEDETTAPVTQAAFNTYVQAFTNRYGKGQRKQLRTGSQLARWILPNRVALSLSAQPGIISAIIDSPRFTDIVEMENHFIEKYGEDEYFKD; the protein is encoded by the coding sequence ATGACTGAGATGAGAACCCTTCCCGTGGACGAGGCGCTGCGGTGGATCACCGCCTGGACCGAGCACCCCTGGCCCATCACCAGGGAGACCGCCTTCGCTATCCGAGACCATTTCGGATGGCGACCCCACCCGCAAAACGGCAGGCTGTTCGCCACCCACCTGTCAGAGACCGGCAGGGAGGACGGCCGAATCGGCTGTGTTGGCGACACAGTGAATGACGTCAAGCTCCCACTCAGCTCCATCGTCTTTGAAGGCCAAGAGGATGAAACCACTGCCCCAGTGACACAAGCAGCCTTCAACACCTACGTGCAAGCATTCACCAATCGATACGGAAAGGGGCAACGAAAGCAGCTAAGAACGGGTAGCCAATTAGCTAGATGGATTCTCCCCAATCGCGTTGCACTCTCACTCAGTGCCCAGCCAGGAATTATTAGTGCGATAATAGACTCCCCCAGATTCACCGACATCGTGGAGATGGAGAACCACTTCATCGAGAAGTACGGCGAGGACGAGTACTTCAAGGACTAG
- a CDS encoding DUF6301 family protein: MRTLPVDEALRWITAWTEHPWPITRETAFAIRDHFGWRPHPQNGRLFATHLSETGREDGRIGCFDDAESGDTVSDVKLPLTSIVFKGQEDENTAPVTQAAFNTYVQAVTNRYGKGQHKTLRMGGRIVKWTLPNRVTLTLSTQPGIISATIDSPRITAVAEMENYLIEKYGEDEYFKD, translated from the coding sequence ATGAGAACCCTTCCCGTGGACGAGGCGCTGCGGTGGATCACCGCCTGGACCGAGCACCCCTGGCCCATCACCAGAGAAACCGCCTTCGCCATCCGAGATCATTTCGGATGGCGACCCCACCCACAAAACGGCAGGCTGTTCGCCACCCACCTGTCAGAGACCGGCAGGGAGGACGGCCGAATCGGCTGCTTCGACGACGCAGAGAGTGGAGACACAGTAAGTGACGTCAAGTTACCACTCACCTCCATCGTATTCAAGGGGCAAGAGGACGAGAATACCGCCCCAGTAACACAAGCAGCCTTCAACACCTACGTACAGGCAGTCACCAACCGATACGGAAAAGGACAGCACAAGACCCTCAGGATGGGAGGAAGGATAGTCAAATGGACCCTCCCCAACCGGGTCACACTCACACTCAGCACCCAACCCGGCATCATCAGCGCAACAATAGACTCCCCCAGGATCACCGCAGTCGCCGAGATGGAGAACTACCTCATCGAGAAGTACGGCGAGGACGAGTACTTCAAGGACTAG
- a CDS encoding ribose-phosphate diphosphokinase: MTGIITKGEKRLVIASGRAYPELAQEMAKELGTEVLSSTAYDFANGETYVRFNESVRGCDVFVVQSHADRINDWLMEQLIMVDALKRASAKRITVVAPFFPYARQDKKHLGREPISARLVADLYKTAGADRIMSVDLHTAQEQGFFDGPWDHLWAQPVLVDYVRTRVDPAMTSVVSPDAGRIRVAERWANQLGGTPLAFVHKTRDVTRPNESVANRVVGEVEGRSCVLVDDMIDTGGTIAKAVQVLLDSGAKDVIVAATHGVLSGPAVDRLSSCGAREVVVTDTLPIPSGKRFEQLTVLPIAPLLARAVKAVFDDGSVTSLFDASRL, encoded by the coding sequence ATGACGGGCATCATCACCAAGGGCGAGAAGCGCCTGGTTATCGCCTCGGGCCGGGCCTATCCCGAACTGGCGCAGGAGATGGCCAAGGAGCTGGGCACTGAGGTGCTGTCCTCCACGGCCTACGACTTCGCCAATGGGGAGACCTACGTCCGCTTCAACGAGTCGGTGCGCGGCTGCGATGTGTTCGTCGTGCAGTCCCACGCCGACCGCATCAACGACTGGCTCATGGAGCAGCTGATCATGGTCGATGCACTCAAGCGGGCCTCGGCCAAGCGCATCACCGTGGTGGCACCCTTCTTCCCCTATGCGCGTCAGGACAAGAAGCACCTGGGGCGTGAGCCCATCTCCGCGCGGCTGGTCGCCGACCTGTACAAGACGGCGGGGGCCGACCGGATCATGAGCGTGGATCTGCATACCGCCCAGGAGCAGGGCTTCTTCGATGGGCCGTGGGACCACCTGTGGGCCCAGCCGGTGCTGGTGGACTATGTGCGCACGCGGGTGGATCCTGCGATGACCTCGGTGGTCTCCCCCGACGCGGGCCGGATCCGGGTGGCCGAGCGCTGGGCCAACCAGCTGGGGGGCACGCCGCTGGCCTTCGTGCACAAGACCCGTGATGTCACGCGCCCCAATGAGTCGGTGGCCAACCGGGTGGTGGGCGAGGTCGAGGGGCGCTCCTGCGTGCTGGTCGATGACATGATCGACACCGGGGGCACGATCGCCAAGGCGGTCCAGGTGCTCCTGGACTCCGGCGCCAAGGACGTCATCGTGGCAGCCACTCATGGCGTGCTCTCGGGCCCGGCGGTGGACCGCCTCTCCAGCTGTGGCGCCCGGGAGGTCGTGGTCACCGATACGCTGCCGATCCCCAGTGGGAAGCGCTTCGAGCAGTTGACGGTTCTGCCGATCGCCCCGCTGCTGGCGCGTGCGGTCAAGGCCGTGTTCGACGACGGCTCGGTGACCTCCCTGTTCGACGCCTCGCGCCTGTGA